The region ACGGCCTGGACCACGACTCCGCCCGGTGCCGCCAGGTGAGTATCGAGGCGATCCAGTGAATCACCGCGGCCGACGAAGACCCCTGGGCGTATCGGTAGATTCACCAGGGCGGGTGGCGCCTCGACCTGCGAGGGCGGCAGCATCGCGCCCGGAGGCATCACCACGGCCTGTGTCGCCCGCACCTGTACGTTGGTCGCACCGGAACCGGTCGAGACTATCCCTTGGAGATCGCCGCCGATCGCAACCGACTGCGCGCCGGCAGCCTCCACCGACGACCACGCTCCGGCCGTAGCCGCCGGCTCCGACTGCTGCCGACGCGTCCGAAGACTCATCGGTGCTGACCGACCGTCGAGCTATCGCCGGTGGACGCGATCCCGCCGATATCGCCGCCTACCGCGATCGACCGCACACCGGCAGAGTGAACGGACAAGCCCGGCTCTAGCCCAGATCCGCGGTCGACACTCGCACCGCCAGCACGCGCCAGCAGCAGCGCCGCGACCGCGACCACGAAGCTCGCGAGCGCAGCCAACCAGCTCGCGACCTCGATACCCCGCACGCCGAACAGCACGGCGGCCACCGCCGAGCCCAGCGTCGCGATGCCGCCGACAGCGAAGACCGTCCAACGCCGTACACGTCCCATGACCTCATCGTGCCATTTGCCCATCGATGCACTCCGAAAGGCGTAGCCGGCGCTTCCAGCACAAGTTCGACATTCCGGTTGCTTTGTTGAGTGTTCGTTGGCCGCTGGTTACATTCAAGGATGCTGCAGTCGGTTACGGCCTCGCGATACTCGCGCCCGTGCTGGTGACCATCGTCCTCGGCAACCTGGATAGCTGACCGATGTTATGGATGCCATCGGCATCGCGACCCTGCTGGATCCACCGAAATCGACGCATTGGTCTTGATGTGTTCGGCGCGTACCACCCGCGAGCAGCCCATGCCGGGCGTCGCCGCGGATGTCGTCATCGCCGACGGACATGGCCTGCTCGACCTGCTTACCCATGCTCGGCAGCCCTGACCGCCTTCCGCCGTAATAGGCCGGAGGCGAAAGCAGGAGTCGTCGCGACGCGTAGCGGTTGACTCGCTGGGAGGCGCCCGACCATGGCAGTAGCCTGAGCTATGAGCCCTGCTCAGGCGGCGATCGGGACTTCTTCACGTGCCCCGACTGAGGAACCCCATCCGCTCTGAACGCGTGCAGGAATTTCGTCGCCCACGGGCACCAGCACGGCGACCTGCGCATGCTCAATGCCCTGCACCTGGGAAACCTGGCGGTCCTCGGCTGCCACTAGACAGCGTGATCGATATAGCCAGTTGCGCGATGCGGATGGCAAGGCCGCGGTCGACGCTCGCCAAGGCTGAGGAACGGAGCACCAGCCAGCGGTTCGCGGTTCTCATCTCCGTCGGGCCGATACCACCAGACGGGCCGTTCGTGGGCAAGAATGGCTCGGATGGCGACGCTGAGCGATGAGGTTGATGATCCCTACCTCTGGTTGGAAGATCTGGACACGGCGGAAACCACCGATTGGGTACGGGAGCGCAACGCCACGACCCTTGCCACGCTGACCGGCAGCGAGCGGTTCGCCGCCCTGCAGGCCGAGATTCGGCAGGTGCTCGACGACGACAACCGGATTCCCTACCCGGGGTGGCGTGGTGACAGCTTCTACTACGACTTCTGGCAGGACGCGGCGCATCCGCGTGGGCTGTGGCGGAGGACAACCCTGGACCAGTACCGGCGGCCTGAGCCGGAGTGGGACGTACTGCTCGACCTCGACGCGCTCGCGATCACGGAGGAAGGAAACTGGGTCTGGAGCGGGGTGACGGTGCTCCGCCCCAGCTATCAGCGCTGCCTGATCAGCCTCTCCCGAGGCGGCGCTGACGCCGTCGTCGTCCGCGAGTTCGACCTGGGCCGCCGGGCCTTCGTCGCGGACGGGTTCTCGCTGCCGGAGGCGAAGAGCGATGTCGACTGGATCAACGCCGAGGAGATCTATGTTGCCACCGACTTCGGACCGGGGTCGCTGACCAACTCCGGATACCCGCGCGTGGTGAAGCGGTGGCGGCGCGGGACGCCGTTGTCGGCTGCCGAGGTGGTTCACGAGGCGCGGGCCGACGACGTCTCGGTGTACGCCTCACACGACCCGACCCCGGGCTTCGAACGCGACTTCGTCGGCCGCTCGATCGACTTCTACCGCACCGAGAGTTATCTGCTGACGCCGGGCGGCGAGCGGGTTCGTATCGCTGTTCCGGAGGACGCGTCGTGGGGCGTGTACCGGGAGTGGTTGACGATCCAACCGCGTACGCCGTGGCAGGTCGGCGAGGTGGAGTATCCCGCCGGTAGCCTGCTGGCGATCCGGTTCGACGATTTCGTCGCCGGCGGGCGGGAGCTGACGGTGATCTTCCACCCGGACGAGCGCAGCGCGCTGCGCGGCCACGTCTGGACCCGCAACCACCTGATCCTGGCCACTCTGGTCGACGTGCACAGCCGGCTGGAGGTGTTGACGCCCGGCCCGACGGTATGGCGGCGTGAACCGCTGCCCGGAGCACGACCGGACGAGCAGAACGGGATCGTGGCAACGGATCCCGACCTCGGCGACGACTACCTGCTCGCGTCGGAGGGATTCCTGCAACCCGCGACGCTGCGACTCGGCCGGATCGGCGGCGCGGTCGAGACACTCAAGCGGGAGCCAGCGTCCTTCGACGCCAGCACCCTGACGGTGCGCCAACACTTCGCCACCTCCGAGGACGGCACCCGGGTGCCGTACTTCGTCGTCGGGCAGACGACCGGTGCGGCCGGCCCGGCTCTACTGACCGGGTACGGCGGCTTCGAACTCGATCAGCTTCCGTACTACAGCGGGGTCATCGGCCGGGGCTGGCTGGCACGGGGCGGCCGGTACGTGGTGGCGAACATCCGGGGCGGCAGCGAGTACGGCCCACAGTGGCACCGCGCCGCGCTACGGGAGAACCGGCCCCGGGCCTACGAGGACTTCGCCGCAGTCGCCACCGACCTGACGACCCGGGGCCTCACCACGCCGGCACAGCTCGGCATCGAGGGCGGCAGCAACGGCGGACTCCT is a window of Micromonospora sp. NBC_01699 DNA encoding:
- a CDS encoding prolyl oligopeptidase family serine peptidase, with protein sequence MATLSDEVDDPYLWLEDLDTAETTDWVRERNATTLATLTGSERFAALQAEIRQVLDDDNRIPYPGWRGDSFYYDFWQDAAHPRGLWRRTTLDQYRRPEPEWDVLLDLDALAITEEGNWVWSGVTVLRPSYQRCLISLSRGGADAVVVREFDLGRRAFVADGFSLPEAKSDVDWINAEEIYVATDFGPGSLTNSGYPRVVKRWRRGTPLSAAEVVHEARADDVSVYASHDPTPGFERDFVGRSIDFYRTESYLLTPGGERVRIAVPEDASWGVYREWLTIQPRTPWQVGEVEYPAGSLLAIRFDDFVAGGRELTVIFHPDERSALRGHVWTRNHLILATLVDVHSRLEVLTPGPTVWRREPLPGARPDEQNGIVATDPDLGDDYLLASEGFLQPATLRLGRIGGAVETLKREPASFDASTLTVRQHFATSEDGTRVPYFVVGQTTGAAGPALLTGYGGFELDQLPYYSGVIGRGWLARGGRYVVANIRGGSEYGPQWHRAALRENRPRAYEDFAAVATDLTTRGLTTPAQLGIEGGSNGGLLMGVMLTRYPELFGAVVAQVPLLDMRRYHRLLAGASWMAEYGDPDSPQDWAYLKTYSPYHNVHAGRQYPPILLTTSTRDDRVHPGHARKMTARLHEHHHNAYYYENIEGGHGGASNNEQHAFLWALTLEFLWQKLTRPTTPAQRTPIHDQQPTLTAEPR